Proteins from a genomic interval of Paracholeplasma manati:
- the rsmH gene encoding 16S rRNA (cytosine(1402)-N(4))-methyltransferase RsmH, with the protein MEEQKPKRRKRYSGKYPKTFEEKYKEQQPDKYQDVIAHVMEKGNTPAGMHRSIMVDEILSFLNIQPGEVGLDCTLGFGGHSKHMLTVLNHTGHLHATDLDPIELPKTEQRLIDAGFTKDDFSLHNINFRDLDQIPVDGFDFVLADLGVSSMQIDDPTRGFTFKFDGPLDLRMNPHIGIPANIRLLELTADEIEGMLIENADEVYAKEIATEITKSTARGELIESTKDLHKVIQKALSKLPKSIQEEAIKKASQRTFQALRIDVNQEYEALYDLMEKLPLLLKPGGRVAILTFHSGEDRLVKKAFQYYQRQGVYSVVTGPDLPSLQEVHDNPRARSAKLRCAIKAK; encoded by the coding sequence ATGGAAGAACAAAAGCCTAAAAGACGTAAACGTTATTCAGGTAAATATCCAAAAACCTTTGAGGAAAAATACAAAGAACAACAACCCGATAAATATCAAGATGTGATTGCTCATGTTATGGAGAAAGGCAATACCCCTGCTGGCATGCACCGATCCATCATGGTAGATGAGATTTTATCGTTTTTAAATATCCAACCTGGCGAGGTTGGTTTAGACTGTACCCTTGGATTCGGTGGTCACTCTAAACATATGTTAACCGTCTTAAATCACACAGGACACCTTCACGCAACTGATTTAGACCCCATAGAATTACCTAAAACAGAACAGCGTTTGATTGATGCTGGATTCACCAAAGATGATTTTTCGTTACATAACATCAATTTCAGAGATTTGGATCAAATCCCAGTCGATGGGTTCGATTTCGTATTGGCTGATTTAGGTGTCTCTTCGATGCAAATCGATGACCCAACGAGGGGATTTACGTTTAAGTTTGATGGTCCACTGGATTTACGGATGAATCCCCATATCGGCATACCAGCCAATATTCGTCTACTTGAACTGACTGCGGATGAAATCGAAGGCATGCTCATCGAGAATGCCGACGAAGTCTATGCGAAAGAAATCGCCACTGAAATCACGAAATCAACCGCAAGAGGTGAGCTCATTGAGTCAACCAAGGACTTGCATAAAGTGATTCAAAAGGCGTTATCTAAGTTACCTAAATCCATTCAGGAAGAAGCCATCAAGAAAGCCTCTCAACGCACTTTTCAAGCCCTTAGAATTGATGTCAATCAAGAGTATGAAGCGCTTTATGATTTGATGGAGAAATTGCCACTATTATTAAAACCCGGTGGCCGTGTGGCGATATTAACCTTCCACTCTGGTGAAGACCGATTGGTCAAAAAAGCCTTCCAGTATTACCAACGTCAAGGGGTATATTCCGTGGTGACAGGCCCGGATTTACCATCCCTTCAAGAAGTGCATGACAACCCTCGAGCACGTTCAGCGAAACTCCGTTGTGCAATCAAAGCCAAATAA
- a CDS encoding RNA-guided endonuclease InsQ/TnpB family protein, whose product MNKAFKFRIYPNESQKTLIHMTLGHNRFLWNKMLEDKQKQYELTKNILHPTPAQYKDAYPFLKDIDSLSLANTQLNLEKAFKQFFNHKQDFPKFHSKKQDYGYTTNLVNNNIVLLKGYIKLPKLGEVKIKQHRSIPSDMTLKNVTVSKSSTGKYYVSILYEYQKEIKKKDVKESIGLDFSMTHFYIDHEGFKLDYPKDIQTDFNKLRVLQRSLSRRIKGSSNYHQKVLEIALLHERIRHKRDDFLHKLSNAITKRYDLVSVEGLNLKDMSQTSPYYAKQISRFGWTRFISFLKYKLETQGKTLMVMDEWYPSSKTCSCCGDIKTDLKLSERVYHCSNCELHLDRDHNAAININKEGFRKYKLAFQL is encoded by the coding sequence ATGAACAAAGCCTTTAAGTTTCGAATCTATCCAAATGAATCTCAAAAGACTTTAATCCATATGACTCTAGGCCATAATCGCTTTCTCTGGAATAAGATGTTAGAAGATAAACAGAAACAGTATGAACTCACTAAAAACATCCTTCATCCCACACCTGCACAATATAAAGATGCTTATCCATTTCTAAAAGACATAGACTCTTTATCTCTAGCCAATACGCAACTCAATCTAGAAAAAGCTTTTAAACAATTCTTCAATCATAAACAAGACTTTCCTAAATTTCATTCTAAGAAACAAGACTATGGTTATACGACCAATCTTGTTAACAATAATATCGTTCTATTGAAAGGTTATATCAAACTACCTAAACTCGGTGAAGTAAAGATCAAACAACATAGATCTATACCTAGTGATATGACTTTAAAGAACGTAACTGTTTCTAAGAGTAGTACAGGTAAGTATTATGTCTCTATTCTATATGAATACCAAAAAGAGATTAAGAAAAAAGATGTAAAAGAATCGATTGGATTAGATTTCTCCATGACTCATTTCTATATCGATCATGAAGGATTTAAATTGGATTATCCTAAAGACATCCAAACAGACTTCAATAAACTCAGAGTCCTTCAAAGAAGTTTATCTAGAAGAATCAAGGGTTCTAGTAACTATCATCAGAAAGTATTAGAAATCGCCTTATTACATGAAAGAATCAGACATAAAAGAGATGACTTTTTACATAAACTATCTAACGCGATAACCAAGCGTTATGATTTGGTGAGTGTCGAAGGATTGAATCTTAAAGATATGTCTCAAACAAGTCCATATTACGCTAAGCAAATATCACGGTTTGGTTGGACTAGGTTTATATCATTCTTGAAGTACAAGTTAGAAACACAAGGTAAGACTTTGATGGTGATGGACGAGTGGTATCCATCGTCAAAGACATGTAGCTGTTGTGGGGACATCAAAACAGATTTGAAGTTATCTGAGAGAGTCTATCATTGTTCAAATTGTGAGTTACATTTGGATAGAGATCATAACGCAGCGATCAATATCAACAAAGAAGGGTTTAGAAAGTATAAGTTAGCTTTTCAGTTATAA
- a CDS encoding phosphotransferase, with protein sequence MDVLSMARLPKQINQCVKHEKGIRDHIGESDSQVILYDTMVLKQSTLSLDARREARALQLLEGSLPVPHVIETHETKRFYYLLMSKCSGKPLFQWPLSVAIEQACEGLKRLWTIHIDDAVLNTPKTALETIKHNVLNHRTTLIENADEGTFTSERYKDPETLLTYLVDHYPYDAPVVLSHGDYYLPNVLFDGTKITGMIDFGYVGYFPKERDISALIKSLVYNYGENPNYLSWVEQTLHETFNPNIIEYFMLYDELI encoded by the coding sequence ATGGACGTGTTATCAATGGCGAGATTACCAAAACAAATCAATCAGTGTGTAAAGCATGAAAAAGGGATTAGAGACCACATTGGGGAATCGGATTCTCAAGTGATTTTATATGATACCATGGTACTAAAACAATCGACACTCAGTTTGGATGCGAGAAGAGAAGCACGAGCCCTACAATTGCTAGAGGGATCCCTACCGGTGCCTCATGTGATTGAAACCCATGAAACCAAACGGTTCTATTACTTATTGATGTCCAAATGTTCTGGGAAGCCATTGTTTCAATGGCCACTGTCCGTGGCGATTGAACAAGCGTGTGAAGGCCTCAAGCGATTGTGGACAATACACATTGATGATGCCGTGTTAAATACCCCTAAAACCGCCCTAGAGACGATTAAACACAATGTCTTAAATCATCGAACAACGTTGATTGAAAACGCCGATGAAGGCACATTTACATCCGAAAGATACAAAGACCCAGAAACCCTGCTCACCTATTTGGTTGATCACTACCCATACGATGCCCCTGTGGTGTTGTCCCATGGGGATTATTACTTACCAAATGTCTTATTTGATGGGACAAAAATCACAGGGATGATTGATTTTGGTTATGTCGGTTACTTTCCAAAAGAAAGAGACATTTCAGCGCTCATAAAAAGTTTGGTTTATAACTATGGTGAGAACCCGAACTATCTCTCATGGGTAGAACAAACCTTACATGAAACATTCAATCCAAACATCATTGAATACTTCATGTTATACGATGAATTGATATAA
- a CDS encoding MFS transporter gives MPKKHTLMIISSILMMLLMGTVYAYSVFRYHIEDLYQISTLTSGFPYMTSLFFYAFSMMVTGRHLKPTRLRGFVFYGTLLIILGYFLSGIATHIGMLVFSYGVLIGTGVGMVYGVPIYMVQKLYPKRSGLMTGIILLGFGMSPLITAPLTSALIEWTSIRQTFFILGVVFLVLQLPLSYIFILKERTTFKQEPVEQRFKEKLKPFKRIYALFVIATLVGLMMIGLTYQVGVRYYGLNETHVTIALSFFAILNGLARPLFGKLMDNQGFKFSGILSVSLIVVASVIGLINRGSTFFLFGISFGLYWFNLGAWLAIVPATIKEFYGIQQYAKKYGLMFTGYGVGAILGTLASGYILDMLGETSYIYGFILALMVVSAILLSQMPKKIKRSI, from the coding sequence ATGCCAAAAAAACATACATTAATGATCATATCATCCATCCTCATGATGTTACTCATGGGGACTGTCTACGCCTATAGCGTATTCCGTTATCATATCGAAGACTTGTATCAAATATCCACATTAACATCAGGGTTCCCCTATATGACGTCTTTATTCTTTTATGCTTTTTCGATGATGGTAACGGGGAGACATTTAAAACCAACCCGCTTGAGGGGATTTGTTTTTTATGGTACCTTACTCATCATCTTGGGTTACTTTCTATCGGGTATCGCCACACACATTGGGATGTTGGTGTTCTCGTATGGGGTTTTGATTGGAACAGGGGTCGGGATGGTGTATGGCGTGCCGATTTACATGGTTCAAAAACTATACCCGAAAAGAAGTGGGTTGATGACAGGTATCATCCTCTTGGGTTTTGGGATGTCACCACTCATCACCGCGCCGTTAACGAGTGCCCTGATTGAATGGACCAGCATTCGTCAAACATTCTTTATATTGGGGGTTGTGTTTTTAGTCCTTCAATTACCGCTCTCATATATATTCATATTAAAAGAGCGTACTACCTTTAAACAAGAACCTGTTGAACAGCGGTTTAAAGAAAAATTAAAACCTTTTAAACGCATTTATGCCTTGTTTGTGATCGCGACATTGGTCGGTTTGATGATGATTGGGTTAACCTATCAGGTAGGGGTTCGTTATTATGGGTTGAATGAAACCCACGTCACGATCGCCTTGTCATTTTTCGCCATTTTAAATGGGTTAGCCAGACCGCTATTTGGTAAACTCATGGACAATCAAGGCTTTAAATTCTCTGGTATTTTGAGTGTTTCATTGATTGTGGTTGCGAGTGTGATTGGGTTAATCAATCGAGGGTCTACGTTCTTTTTGTTTGGCATATCGTTTGGGCTCTATTGGTTTAATTTAGGGGCTTGGTTGGCCATTGTTCCGGCAACCATCAAAGAGTTTTATGGGATTCAACAATACGCAAAAAAATACGGTTTGATGTTTACCGGGTATGGCGTAGGCGCGATTCTAGGTACACTCGCTTCAGGTTATATTTTAGATATGTTGGGGGAAACCAGTTATATCTATGGTTTTATCCTCGCTTTGATGGTTGTTTCAGCGATTTTGTTAAGTCAAATGCCTAAAAAAATAAAACGCTCAATTTGA